The following coding sequences are from one Mycolicibacterium aichiense window:
- a CDS encoding bifunctional serine/threonine-protein kinase/transporter substrate-binding domain-containing protein, producing MEATPFGHYQLQELIGRGGMGEVYRAFDTKTDRVVALKVLPHRLAEDETFQQRFRREAQAAAALNEPHVVPIHGYGEIDGRLYLDMRLIEGHTLGSILSDTGKPLDPARAVSIVEQVAAALDAAHATGLIHRDVKPSNILITGRDFAYLIDFGLARTASEAGLTTAGSTLGTLAYMAPERFSGSQADHRSDVYALTCVLYECLTGDRPYPDDSLEQQIAGHMTTPAPRPSEKNPKLAAFDEVIAKGMAKKAAQRYASAGELAAAARQALTARSRKTGSSGRHVLAEPRPHRRRAFAAAGAALLLVAAAGIGAWQWQGSDTRSSSATSLAGTASSSEPLPQADGAVPSIAALVPAKIRESGRLVVGVNIPYAPNEFIDADGQVVGFDVDLMNAVARTLGLTPEYRQTAFEAIIPSVRAGDFNLGMSSFTDTKEREAAADFVTYFRAGTLWAQRPGAAIDPDNACGLRVGVAYPSLQESEELPAKSNNCVVAGKPPIKKVIYTRQDDLNAALMAGEVDAMSADSPVTGFTIKTSGGQLEAAGAVFDSAPYGWPVAKDSGLAEPLRQALQHLIETGEYRTIATIWGVEKGMIDKPSINAAVR from the coding sequence GTGGAGGCGACACCATTTGGGCACTATCAGCTGCAGGAGCTGATAGGTCGTGGCGGGATGGGCGAGGTCTACCGGGCCTTCGACACCAAGACCGATCGCGTGGTCGCCCTCAAGGTTCTGCCGCACCGGCTGGCCGAGGACGAGACGTTCCAGCAACGATTCAGGCGTGAGGCGCAAGCCGCAGCCGCCCTCAACGAACCGCATGTCGTCCCGATCCACGGATACGGCGAGATCGACGGTCGGCTCTACCTCGACATGCGGCTCATCGAAGGCCACACGCTGGGCTCGATCCTGTCCGACACCGGCAAGCCGTTGGACCCTGCGCGTGCGGTCAGCATCGTCGAGCAGGTCGCCGCCGCCTTGGACGCCGCCCACGCGACCGGCCTGATCCACCGCGACGTCAAGCCGTCCAACATTCTGATCACCGGTCGCGACTTCGCCTACCTGATCGACTTCGGACTGGCCCGCACCGCGAGTGAGGCGGGGCTGACGACGGCCGGCAGCACGCTGGGCACGCTGGCGTACATGGCCCCGGAGCGGTTCAGCGGCAGCCAGGCCGATCACCGATCCGATGTCTACGCACTGACGTGCGTCCTCTACGAATGCCTCACCGGCGACCGGCCCTACCCGGACGACAGCCTCGAACAGCAGATCGCCGGGCACATGACCACGCCCGCCCCGCGACCGTCCGAGAAGAACCCCAAGCTGGCCGCCTTCGACGAGGTCATCGCCAAAGGCATGGCCAAGAAGGCGGCCCAGCGCTACGCCAGCGCCGGAGAACTGGCCGCCGCCGCACGCCAGGCCCTGACCGCGCGGAGTCGCAAGACCGGAAGTTCCGGTCGGCACGTGTTGGCCGAGCCGCGGCCACACCGCCGGCGCGCATTCGCCGCCGCCGGCGCGGCCCTCCTGTTGGTGGCCGCCGCGGGTATCGGTGCCTGGCAATGGCAGGGATCGGACACTCGGTCCAGCAGCGCAACGAGCCTGGCGGGCACCGCATCCAGCTCGGAACCGCTACCGCAGGCCGACGGCGCGGTGCCGTCCATCGCGGCCCTGGTACCTGCCAAGATCCGGGAGTCGGGCCGGCTTGTCGTCGGCGTGAACATCCCTTATGCGCCAAACGAATTCATCGACGCCGACGGCCAAGTGGTCGGGTTCGACGTCGACCTGATGAATGCGGTCGCCCGTACTCTCGGTCTGACACCGGAGTACCGCCAGACCGCGTTCGAGGCCATCATTCCGTCGGTGCGCGCGGGCGATTTCAACCTCGGCATGTCGTCGTTCACCGACACCAAAGAACGCGAAGCCGCGGCCGACTTCGTGACCTACTTCCGGGCCGGCACGCTATGGGCGCAGCGGCCCGGCGCCGCGATCGACCCGGACAACGCGTGCGGCCTGCGGGTCGGGGTGGCCTACCCCTCTCTGCAGGAGTCCGAGGAGCTGCCTGCCAAGAGCAACAACTGTGTGGTGGCCGGCAAGCCCCCCATCAAGAAGGTCATCTACACCCGGCAGGACGATCTCAACGCCGCACTGATGGCCGGGGAAGTCGATGCCATGTCGGCCGATTCGCCCGTCACCGGGTTCACCATCAAAACCAGCGGCGGACAACTCGAGGCCGCCGGTGCGGTGTTCGACTCCGCACCGTACGGATGGCCGGTGGCCAAGGACTCCGGTCTCGCCGAGCCGCTGCGCCAGGCGCTGCAGCATTTGATCGAGACCGGGGAGTACCGCACGATCGCCACGATCTGGGGCGTCGAGAAGGGGATGATCGACAAACCCTCGATCAATGCTGCCGTGCGCTAG
- a CDS encoding ferric reductase-like transmembrane domain-containing protein: MTNEALWALGRGNGVVALVFMTVSVALGIAARSGRPLLVLPRFAVSDVHRFAALSSTLLVALHIGLLFLDPYAKLKLIDIVVPFLGTYRPLWQGLGTVAVDVLAVVVITGLLRHRIGPRAFRLVHWSTYSLWPVSMAHALGNGTDTGRVWFLAIAGACAVVVAAALTWRLRANFSEYADA, translated from the coding sequence ATGACGAACGAGGCACTGTGGGCGCTGGGCCGCGGCAACGGCGTCGTCGCGTTGGTGTTCATGACCGTCTCGGTGGCGTTGGGCATCGCCGCGCGGTCCGGGCGCCCGCTGCTGGTGCTGCCCAGATTCGCGGTCTCTGATGTCCATCGCTTCGCCGCCCTGTCGTCGACGCTGCTGGTCGCGCTGCACATCGGGCTGCTGTTCCTCGACCCGTACGCCAAGCTGAAACTCATCGACATCGTCGTGCCCTTCCTCGGCACCTACCGGCCGCTGTGGCAGGGGCTGGGCACCGTCGCCGTCGACGTGCTCGCCGTCGTCGTGATCACCGGTCTGCTCCGGCACCGCATCGGGCCGCGAGCATTCCGGTTGGTGCACTGGTCGACCTACTCGTTGTGGCCGGTCTCGATGGCGCATGCGCTGGGCAACGGCACCGACACCGGACGTGTGTGGTTCCTCGCGATCGCCGGCGCCTGCGCGGTCGTCGTGGCTGCCGCGCTGACGTGGCGGTTGCGCGCCAACTTCAGTGAGTATGCCGATGCGTAG
- a CDS encoding fatty acyl-AMP ligase, with the protein MSQFTETMVSNARWSMKGMVTGEPDAPVRHSWAEVHARACRIAGGLAAAGVGHGDAVAVLAGNPVDIAPTAQGIWIRGACVTMLHQPTPRTDLLRWAEETMSVLATIDAKVVVVGEPFLPAAPLLTERGIRVAIAGELLQAAPVRPVHSRDEDLALMQLTSGSTGSPKAVQITHANVVANAEAMFVGAEVDVESDVIVSWLPCFHDMGMTGFLTVPMYFGVELIKVTPMDFLRDNLLWVKLIDKYKGTMTAAPNFAYNLLAKRLHSLASPGQFDLSSLRWALSGAEQVDPADVEALCAAGAPHGLRPEAILPAYGMAETTVAASFSTCGAGMTVDEIDADLLAVLHRAVPATRGNTRRLVTLGSLLDGLEARILDEDGAVMGTRGVGVIQLRGAPVTPGYTTVAGFISAQDDQGWYDTGDLGYITENDEIVVCGRLKDVIIMAGRNIYPTDIERAAARVDGVRPGCAVAVRLDAGHSRESFAVAVESKGFDDHDEVRRIEHEVIHEVVVEVNARPRNVVVLAPGVIPKTPSGKLRRAHALALVT; encoded by the coding sequence TTGAGCCAGTTCACCGAAACCATGGTCAGTAACGCCCGGTGGAGCATGAAGGGCATGGTCACGGGCGAGCCCGACGCTCCCGTGCGCCACAGCTGGGCCGAGGTGCATGCGCGCGCCTGCCGGATCGCCGGCGGCCTCGCAGCAGCCGGTGTCGGTCACGGCGATGCTGTCGCCGTGCTCGCCGGCAATCCTGTCGACATCGCGCCGACCGCGCAGGGCATCTGGATTCGAGGCGCCTGCGTCACCATGCTGCACCAGCCGACGCCGCGCACCGACCTGCTGCGCTGGGCTGAGGAGACAATGTCGGTACTCGCGACGATCGACGCCAAAGTCGTCGTTGTCGGCGAGCCGTTCCTACCGGCCGCGCCGCTGCTCACCGAGCGGGGAATCCGAGTGGCCATCGCCGGAGAACTGCTACAAGCAGCCCCGGTACGCCCCGTGCACTCCCGCGACGAAGACCTCGCCCTGATGCAGCTGACCTCGGGCTCGACCGGCTCCCCTAAGGCGGTCCAGATCACGCACGCCAACGTTGTCGCGAACGCCGAGGCGATGTTTGTCGGCGCCGAGGTCGACGTCGAGTCCGATGTGATCGTCAGCTGGTTGCCCTGCTTCCACGACATGGGCATGACCGGCTTCCTGACCGTGCCGATGTACTTCGGTGTCGAGCTCATCAAGGTCACCCCGATGGACTTTCTCCGAGATAATTTGTTGTGGGTCAAGCTGATTGACAAGTACAAGGGCACAATGACCGCTGCCCCCAACTTTGCCTACAACCTCCTGGCGAAGCGGCTGCACAGCTTGGCATCACCCGGCCAGTTCGACCTGTCGTCGCTGCGCTGGGCCTTGTCCGGTGCCGAGCAGGTCGATCCGGCCGACGTGGAGGCTCTCTGCGCCGCGGGCGCACCGCATGGGCTGCGACCCGAGGCGATCCTGCCCGCCTACGGAATGGCCGAGACAACCGTCGCCGCCTCGTTCTCGACGTGCGGCGCAGGCATGACCGTCGACGAGATCGACGCCGATCTGCTGGCTGTCCTTCATCGCGCGGTACCCGCAACCCGAGGAAACACCAGACGTCTGGTGACATTGGGTTCGCTGCTGGACGGACTGGAGGCCCGCATCCTCGACGAGGACGGCGCCGTGATGGGCACCCGCGGGGTCGGCGTGATCCAACTCCGCGGTGCCCCCGTCACGCCCGGGTACACCACGGTTGCCGGCTTCATTTCGGCGCAGGACGATCAGGGCTGGTACGACACCGGCGACCTGGGCTATATCACCGAGAATGACGAGATCGTCGTCTGCGGCCGGCTCAAGGACGTCATCATCATGGCCGGGCGCAACATCTATCCGACCGATATCGAACGCGCCGCCGCCCGCGTCGACGGCGTGCGGCCCGGGTGTGCGGTCGCCGTCCGGCTCGATGCTGGGCATTCACGCGAATCATTCGCTGTCGCAGTAGAATCCAAGGGTTTCGATGACCACGACGAGGTGCGTCGCATTGAGCACGAGGTGATCCACGAGGTGGTGGTGGAGGTCAACGCCCGGCCCCGCAATGTCGTGGTGCTGGCCCCGGGAGTCATCCCCAAGACCCCATCCGGCAAGTTACGCCGCGCTCACGCTTTGGCGTTGGTCACCTGA
- a CDS encoding DUF5709 domain-containing protein gives MSTWDDSTDTGEYSVEDDNQLQPEDTLVDRGVDDILDEGISPPERPIARTNLDHPGPETLDELLAEEEPDPVSRLNNVLDELNGSAADDSDYPEDDEVGRVRSGRLVAPDAGFGEDDESELVAEDVGIDGGAASAEEAAMHVIDDEDD, from the coding sequence GTGAGCACTTGGGACGACAGCACCGATACCGGCGAATACAGCGTCGAGGACGACAACCAGCTCCAGCCCGAGGACACGTTGGTCGACCGCGGCGTCGACGACATCCTCGACGAGGGCATTTCCCCTCCGGAGCGGCCGATCGCCCGCACGAACCTCGACCACCCCGGCCCGGAGACGCTCGACGAATTACTCGCCGAGGAGGAACCCGATCCGGTGTCCCGGCTGAACAATGTGCTTGACGAGCTGAATGGCTCCGCCGCGGACGACTCCGACTATCCGGAGGACGACGAGGTCGGCCGGGTTCGGTCGGGTCGTCTGGTGGCCCCCGATGCGGGCTTCGGTGAGGACGACGAGTCCGAGCTCGTGGCCGAAGACGTCGGTATCGACGGCGGGGCGGCCTCCGCGGAGGAGGCCGCCATGCATGTCATCGACGATGAGGACGACTAG
- a CDS encoding DUF5994 family protein yields the protein MSGSRRLASPVRVTLKPTLGGDIDGAWWPHSFALARELPELIEALHPVLGEIVDIKINWSSSSGTPVLKTLTSGAVSMHGWNDRQHRLMIVSGRTGCARLLVVPSSTSVNLGRLVIRRAAAMDAGAEHDSSMCDIADAVIRAAEAECSLWSAQMLEAAAKVEAAAP from the coding sequence ATGTCCGGGAGTCGGCGCCTGGCCAGTCCGGTGCGCGTCACACTGAAACCCACCCTCGGCGGTGACATCGATGGCGCTTGGTGGCCGCATTCCTTCGCGCTTGCCCGCGAACTGCCGGAATTGATCGAGGCATTGCATCCGGTGCTGGGTGAAATCGTCGATATCAAGATCAACTGGTCGTCGTCGTCGGGCACCCCGGTCTTGAAGACGCTGACGTCGGGGGCGGTGTCGATGCACGGCTGGAACGATCGCCAGCATCGGCTGATGATTGTCTCCGGTCGTACCGGCTGCGCACGGCTGCTCGTGGTGCCCAGCTCCACGTCGGTGAATCTGGGGCGTCTGGTGATACGGCGCGCGGCCGCAATGGATGCCGGCGCCGAGCACGACAGCTCGATGTGCGATATCGCTGACGCCGTGATTCGTGCGGCAGAGGCAGAGTGCTCCCTGTGGTCGGCCCAGATGCTCGAGGCCGCCGCGAAGGTCGAAGCCGCCGCGCCCTGA
- a CDS encoding GAF and ANTAR domain-containing protein has product MASDDLRETRVLGAVVSLVDSLLDDFDVVDLLTELTERCAELLDIASAGFLLADPLRRLHLVAATSEQTRDLELFQLQAEQGPCIDCYRIGEPVVVPDIATQVDRWPRFAPAAAEAGFVAVHALPMRAAGTVLGALNLFDTRTGGLSEADGLVAQTLAHIACVAVLQEHSPTLDTVVSPLRSAVTSRTVVEQAKGFVSEVLGISMDEAFRLLRTHSRARGEHLTDVARRLMRDRHTRPELIRALTELARGRH; this is encoded by the coding sequence ATGGCGAGCGATGACCTTCGCGAAACCCGCGTACTCGGCGCGGTGGTATCACTGGTCGACAGTCTGCTCGACGATTTCGACGTTGTGGACCTGCTGACCGAACTGACTGAACGCTGTGCCGAACTGCTCGACATCGCGTCGGCAGGATTCCTGCTCGCCGATCCACTTCGGCGGCTTCATCTGGTGGCCGCCACCTCGGAGCAGACGCGGGATCTCGAGCTGTTCCAGCTGCAGGCCGAGCAGGGGCCCTGCATCGACTGCTACCGGATCGGCGAGCCGGTCGTGGTGCCTGACATCGCCACTCAGGTCGACCGGTGGCCGCGGTTTGCCCCGGCCGCGGCGGAGGCCGGCTTCGTGGCAGTGCACGCCCTACCGATGCGCGCGGCCGGGACGGTGCTGGGTGCGCTGAACTTGTTCGATACCCGGACCGGTGGACTCAGCGAAGCGGATGGACTGGTTGCTCAGACCCTTGCCCACATCGCGTGTGTGGCTGTGCTGCAGGAACATTCGCCCACTCTCGATACTGTGGTATCGCCGCTGAGATCCGCTGTCACCAGCCGCACAGTCGTGGAGCAGGCCAAGGGATTTGTCAGCGAGGTGCTCGGTATCTCGATGGATGAGGCATTCCGGCTGCTGCGCACCCACAGCCGCGCGCGCGGCGAGCATCTGACGGATGTCGCGCGGCGGCTGATGAGAGACCGGCACACCCGGCCAGAGTTGATCAGGGCTCTGACCGAATTAGCCCGCGGTCGGCATTGA
- a CDS encoding NADH-ubiquinone oxidoreductase-F iron-sulfur binding region domain-containing protein produces the protein MRSAPRLLAAAGPTLAEHLDCFGAAPKISGSQLISRLTDAGLSGRGGAGFPTGRKLAAVAGADPVVVANGAEGEPLSRKDALLLTRAPHLVIDGLDIAAAAIGAHTGYLYVHSDAVASVRAALDERRSAGLDVELTVVEAPDTFVAGEESAAIRHIEGGPALPRDRTVPVAISGVRKRPTLVNNVETLAHLALIARHGAEWFRSIGDSTDPGTMLVTLSGALDGEGVVEVPTGVPLMDLIDTRAVSAVLVGGYHGSWLPAETFAGIRLSRSGLQSLGASPGAGIVHALGVTECGLVRTAEIAGYLADESARQCGPCRNGLPRLSELIDELAYGRASDHLVKEIRRITRLVDGRGACRHPDGTARMVRSALRAFAADIEQHRLGRCNSVVPAAPVSKMPIA, from the coding sequence ATGCGTAGCGCACCGCGGCTGCTGGCCGCCGCCGGGCCGACTCTGGCCGAACACCTCGACTGCTTCGGCGCTGCACCGAAAATTTCAGGCAGCCAACTCATTTCACGTCTCACCGACGCCGGACTTTCCGGGCGCGGCGGCGCCGGCTTCCCGACCGGCCGCAAACTCGCCGCGGTAGCCGGCGCGGATCCCGTGGTGGTCGCCAACGGTGCCGAGGGAGAACCGCTGAGCCGCAAGGACGCGCTGCTGCTGACGCGCGCGCCGCACCTGGTGATCGACGGTCTGGATATCGCCGCCGCCGCGATCGGCGCCCACACCGGCTACCTGTACGTCCACTCCGACGCCGTGGCGTCGGTACGCGCGGCGCTCGACGAGCGACGGTCGGCCGGGCTCGATGTCGAGCTGACGGTGGTGGAGGCACCCGACACCTTCGTCGCGGGCGAGGAATCCGCTGCGATCCGGCACATCGAGGGCGGACCCGCGCTGCCACGCGACCGCACTGTCCCCGTCGCGATCTCGGGGGTGCGTAAACGCCCGACCCTGGTCAACAACGTCGAGACGTTGGCGCACCTGGCCTTGATCGCCCGCCACGGAGCCGAGTGGTTCCGCTCGATCGGCGACTCGACGGACCCGGGCACCATGCTCGTCACCCTCTCGGGTGCGCTGGACGGTGAGGGCGTTGTCGAGGTTCCGACGGGTGTGCCGCTCATGGATCTGATCGACACCCGGGCGGTGTCGGCGGTACTGGTCGGCGGCTACCACGGGAGTTGGCTGCCCGCTGAGACTTTCGCCGGAATCCGGCTCTCCCGCTCGGGTCTGCAATCGCTGGGCGCATCGCCCGGCGCCGGAATCGTCCACGCCCTGGGTGTGACCGAGTGCGGGTTGGTCCGCACCGCCGAGATCGCCGGTTATCTCGCCGACGAGAGTGCACGCCAGTGCGGTCCGTGCCGCAACGGCTTGCCCCGGCTGTCCGAATTGATCGACGAATTGGCCTACGGGCGCGCCAGTGACCATCTGGTCAAAGAGATTCGGCGTATCACCCGGCTTGTGGACGGCCGAGGGGCGTGTCGGCACCCTGACGGGACCGCGCGGATGGTCCGCAGCGCGTTGCGCGCGTTCGCGGCCGATATCGAGCAGCACCGCCTGGGCCGGTGCAACAGCGTGGTGCCCGCGGCACCGGTGTCGAAGATGCCGATCGCGTAA
- a CDS encoding GAF and ANTAR domain-containing protein produces MTIQDELVAAVDGQRGVKAADRLCEACVLLLDIDAAAISLVFDGANAGTLGSSGASARAYDELQFTYGEGPCLDAVLQQAPVVVVDLAHPGEARWPSYGRAMLEHRIRGVFAMPVLVAGEYVGALDLFRAQPGALAGEQLVGAAAAADLAGIPVLDLLVGDLQAAVDDPSSSAWAELCALSRAEVSQATGMLVAQLDVDPTEALVRLRAHAYATGRSATDVARDIIDRRLRLEADR; encoded by the coding sequence TTGACGATCCAGGACGAGCTTGTTGCGGCCGTCGACGGACAGCGCGGAGTGAAAGCCGCCGACCGGCTCTGTGAAGCATGCGTGCTCCTGCTCGACATCGACGCGGCCGCGATCTCGCTCGTTTTCGACGGCGCGAACGCTGGCACGCTCGGCTCCAGCGGTGCTTCAGCCCGCGCGTACGACGAATTGCAGTTCACCTACGGCGAGGGGCCGTGCCTGGACGCGGTCCTCCAGCAGGCCCCGGTGGTGGTGGTCGATCTGGCCCACCCCGGTGAAGCCCGCTGGCCCAGTTACGGTCGCGCGATGCTGGAACATCGGATCCGGGGAGTATTTGCCATGCCGGTGCTGGTAGCCGGTGAGTACGTCGGCGCGCTCGATCTCTTCCGGGCGCAACCGGGTGCGTTGGCGGGTGAACAACTCGTGGGCGCTGCGGCCGCGGCCGATCTGGCCGGCATTCCGGTTCTGGATCTGCTCGTCGGCGACTTGCAGGCGGCTGTCGATGATCCGAGCAGTAGCGCGTGGGCGGAGCTGTGCGCGTTGAGCCGTGCCGAGGTCAGCCAGGCAACCGGAATGTTGGTGGCGCAACTGGACGTGGACCCGACCGAGGCCCTGGTGCGGCTGCGTGCGCACGCCTACGCCACCGGTCGAAGCGCCACCGACGTCGCTCGCGACATCATCGACCGGCGGCTCAGACTGGAGGCGGACCGATGA
- a CDS encoding GAF and ANTAR domain-containing protein, with product MDDYDAQPGRKTPLEPELSPAQLHSDELDLNAGLSGLAGIVADAASVDEILCQVAQFAVQAIPGADGAGVTLIQPRGPDPGENLHIQAWSVTADFIKAIDTLQYDKLGEGPCITCIRSGRPAVSGSLGSDRRWPHFGGAVARLGVHSVLALPLTVGERVIGAINSYAHGRDAFTEHAVHLGTQFAGPAAVSVYNTQLLASTRLRTLQLQQALRSRAVIDQAIGIIRSRSGGTAQEAFDRLTRISQREHIKLADVAEQLVEEAVRRARARQQ from the coding sequence ATGGACGACTACGACGCGCAGCCGGGCCGCAAAACGCCCCTGGAGCCGGAGCTCTCCCCGGCCCAGCTTCATTCTGACGAACTTGACCTGAACGCTGGGCTCAGCGGTTTGGCGGGGATCGTCGCGGACGCCGCCAGCGTCGACGAAATACTGTGCCAGGTAGCGCAATTCGCGGTTCAGGCGATACCGGGCGCCGACGGAGCCGGGGTCACCCTGATCCAACCCCGTGGCCCGGACCCAGGTGAGAACCTTCACATTCAGGCGTGGTCGGTGACTGCGGACTTCATCAAGGCCATTGACACCCTGCAATACGACAAGCTCGGCGAGGGGCCGTGCATCACCTGCATCCGGTCCGGACGACCGGCGGTGAGCGGTTCGCTGGGCAGCGACCGCCGCTGGCCTCATTTTGGCGGTGCGGTGGCGCGATTGGGCGTGCATTCCGTACTGGCTCTGCCGCTGACCGTTGGTGAGCGGGTCATCGGCGCGATCAACTCCTATGCCCACGGCCGCGATGCATTCACCGAACACGCCGTCCATCTGGGGACCCAATTCGCCGGTCCCGCAGCGGTATCGGTGTACAACACGCAGCTGCTGGCCAGCACCCGACTGCGCACGTTGCAACTGCAACAGGCGTTGCGCAGCCGGGCAGTGATCGACCAGGCGATCGGCATCATCCGCAGCCGCTCCGGCGGCACCGCGCAGGAGGCCTTCGACCGGCTCACCCGCATCAGCCAGCGTGAGCACATCAAATTGGCTGACGTCGCCGAGCAACTCGTCGAGGAGGCGGTGCGGCGGGCCCGGGCACGTCAGCAATAG
- a CDS encoding MFS transporter, giving the protein METRIRRVALASYVGSAIEYYDFFIYGTAAALVFPHVFFPSMSPLMATIASLGTFAAAFLSRPIGAAVFGHFGDRIGRKNTLVFTLLIMGASSVCVGLIPSTAVIGTAAPLLLISMRLLQGFAVGGEWAGAALMSAEQAPHGKRGYYCMFTQLGLGTALVLGNLVFLGVHGAFGDAETAFLQWGWRIPFLISAVLVAVALYIRLHLEESPVFAESAAEGHSGVPLAEAVRHQGREVVLAAGAVMGLFMLAFQVGTYFPNYAATHLHYDEDLILLVGVAGGVCSLVFVAASAILSDTYGRRRILALGAALALPWTLILFPLIQSGDPVRYGIAVIGTYGIIGIMMGPLAAFIPEIFAVRYRYSGAGLSYNVGGIIGGALPPVLSPVLLSSYGSWSITAMMAGFTVVSLVSALLLTETAGRGLGAAESPEPREPVVAQQRLAHAAC; this is encoded by the coding sequence ATGGAAACACGTATCCGCCGGGTCGCGCTCGCCAGCTACGTCGGCTCGGCGATCGAGTACTACGACTTCTTCATCTACGGCACCGCCGCCGCGCTGGTGTTCCCGCACGTGTTCTTCCCGAGTATGAGCCCACTGATGGCGACCATCGCCTCGCTGGGCACCTTCGCGGCAGCGTTCCTGTCCCGGCCAATCGGGGCCGCGGTGTTCGGCCACTTCGGCGATCGCATCGGACGCAAGAACACCTTGGTGTTCACGCTGCTGATCATGGGTGCATCCAGCGTCTGCGTCGGCCTCATCCCCAGCACAGCCGTCATCGGCACGGCCGCACCCCTGCTGCTGATCAGCATGCGACTGCTACAAGGTTTCGCCGTTGGCGGCGAGTGGGCCGGTGCCGCCCTGATGAGCGCCGAGCAGGCGCCGCACGGCAAGCGCGGCTACTACTGCATGTTCACCCAGTTGGGTCTCGGCACCGCGCTGGTCTTGGGCAACCTGGTGTTCCTTGGGGTGCACGGCGCCTTCGGTGACGCGGAAACAGCCTTCCTGCAATGGGGTTGGCGCATCCCGTTCCTCATCAGTGCGGTGCTGGTGGCGGTCGCGCTCTACATCCGGCTGCACCTCGAGGAAAGCCCCGTGTTCGCCGAGTCGGCGGCCGAGGGTCACAGCGGGGTTCCACTCGCCGAAGCAGTTCGGCACCAAGGCCGCGAAGTGGTGTTAGCGGCCGGCGCGGTGATGGGCTTGTTCATGCTGGCGTTCCAGGTGGGCACCTACTTCCCCAATTACGCCGCGACGCACCTGCATTACGACGAGGATCTGATCCTGCTCGTGGGCGTGGCTGGTGGGGTGTGTTCGTTGGTGTTCGTCGCCGCGTCGGCGATCCTGAGCGATACCTACGGCCGTCGCCGCATCCTCGCGCTCGGCGCCGCACTGGCGTTGCCCTGGACCCTGATCCTGTTCCCGCTCATCCAATCCGGCGACCCCGTCCGCTACGGCATCGCCGTCATCGGTACCTACGGCATCATCGGCATCATGATGGGCCCGCTGGCCGCGTTCATTCCGGAGATCTTCGCGGTCCGCTACCGCTACAGCGGTGCCGGCCTGTCCTACAACGTCGGCGGCATCATCGGTGGCGCGCTGCCCCCGGTGCTCTCCCCGGTGCTGCTGTCGTCGTACGGCAGCTGGTCGATCACCGCGATGATGGCGGGCTTCACCGTGGTCAGCCTGGTAAGTGCGCTGCTCCTGACCGAGACGGCCGGACGTGGCTTGGGCGCGGCTGAGTCACCCGAGCCCCGTGAACCCGTCGTCGCGCAGCAGCGCTTGGCCCACGCGGCGTGCTAG